In Leuconostoc kimchii IMSNU 11154, one genomic interval encodes:
- a CDS encoding ABC transporter ATP-binding protein, producing the protein MAEDNKKTVYTPDDPRGLNEPFLPVAIAKQIDLPGNKNVSDAPIKVTGRYITKEYDMGTSRNEKIQAILNPLKSNKEKFWGLKGISFDVFEGDVVGVIGVNGSGKSTLLNILSGALVETSGRLVIKGQTSLLSVWDGLRDNLTGLENIRLKSLMMGLSNKEIDDQIDDIAEFSELGKFIKQPVKNYSSGMRSKLGFSIAVHQDPDIMIIDEALSVGDQTFTRKALNKMKEFKAAGKTIFFVSHALGQIEEFTDKTMWIQYGELRAYGDTATILQEYKDWTKWYNQLDDDVKKSYVSARKQAQNDFNRTQLAERIAEDGHLDNNEKKKIVRDNEIGGRLSLLNWILALAGTGIFAYAVYMYTYLGR; encoded by the coding sequence ATGGCTGAAGATAACAAAAAAACTGTTTATACCCCTGATGATCCACGTGGGTTAAACGAACCATTTTTGCCGGTAGCAATTGCCAAGCAGATTGATTTACCGGGTAATAAAAATGTGTCTGATGCACCTATTAAAGTTACTGGACGTTATATTACAAAAGAATATGACATGGGTACATCACGTAATGAAAAAATTCAAGCAATTTTAAATCCATTAAAATCTAATAAAGAAAAATTTTGGGGATTAAAGGGTATCTCGTTTGATGTATTTGAAGGAGATGTCGTTGGTGTTATTGGTGTGAATGGATCCGGTAAATCAACATTATTAAATATTTTAAGTGGCGCTTTAGTTGAAACCTCTGGTCGTTTAGTGATAAAAGGTCAAACATCGCTCTTGTCTGTTTGGGATGGGTTGCGTGATAATCTAACAGGGTTGGAAAATATTCGGTTAAAATCACTTATGATGGGCCTGTCTAACAAAGAAATTGATGATCAAATTGATGACATAGCGGAATTTTCTGAATTAGGAAAGTTTATTAAACAACCAGTTAAGAATTATTCTTCTGGTATGCGTTCAAAATTAGGTTTTTCAATTGCTGTGCATCAAGACCCAGATATTATGATTATTGACGAAGCATTATCTGTGGGTGACCAGACATTTACCCGTAAAGCACTAAACAAAATGAAAGAATTTAAAGCGGCGGGTAAAACGATCTTTTTTGTTTCTCATGCTTTGGGTCAGATTGAAGAATTTACTGACAAAACAATGTGGATTCAATATGGCGAATTACGGGCTTATGGAGACACGGCTACCATATTACAAGAATATAAAGACTGGACCAAATGGTATAACCAACTGGATGATGATGTTAAGAAATCTTATGTGTCTGCGCGTAAACAAGCACAAAATGATTTTAATCGAACGCAATTAGCCGAGCGTATTGCAGAGGATGGTCATCTGGACAACAATGAGAAGAAAAAAATTGTACGTGATAATGAAATAGGTGGACGGCTAAGTTTATTGAACTGGATACTTGCGCTTGCAGGTACGGGTATTTTCGCGTATGCAGTGTATATGTATACGTATTTGGGGCGGTAA
- the uvrC gene encoding excinuclease ABC subunit UvrC, with product MLANPSKHIEQKLALLPAEPGSYQMKDKNGKIIYVGKAKNLKNRVRSYFKQDHDGKTAELVGNIVDFDFIVTNSDKEAFLLENELIKKYKPYYNIRLKYGTGYPYIKITKERNPKMALVNEVKKDGGFYFGPYPNVYAAQETLRFLEKNYPLRRCNGYQGRPCLYYNMGQCLGPCWQDVSVEEYEEQISRIKHFLDGNTASVKKAIAEKMQAAAATLEFERAADLRDQLKYIDETVESQRVLSKDTTPRDLFNYYLDKGWMTVEVFFLRQARLIRQFKQTFSVVGSEDEEVINFIQQFYSQRNIQKPNEVLVPHGINTKALSEILAVPVRIPIRGEKRDLLDLAKKNAQIALEEKFRLMQLNEKKTTGAMREITAALNIPMGHRIEAFDHSHTQGVEIVSAMVVFDDGVPNKDLYRKYKIKSVTHADEWSETQEVIRRRYSRILKEGGDMPDLILMDGGEIQLHAAKEVLVDELGLTHVPIAAMVKNDKHKTADLIDGKTGDVVVLNKQSEGFFLIQRVQEEVHRFAINFHRQLRSKNSLASRLDMIDGVGPKTRQKLLREFGSLPKIAAASITELQAIGVNEKLARVIHMSLKAGD from the coding sequence ATGTTAGCAAATCCTTCAAAACACATTGAACAAAAACTCGCGTTGCTGCCTGCAGAACCCGGGTCATATCAAATGAAAGACAAAAACGGTAAAATTATTTATGTTGGGAAAGCCAAAAATTTAAAAAATCGTGTACGTTCTTATTTTAAACAAGATCATGATGGTAAGACAGCGGAACTAGTAGGGAATATTGTTGATTTTGATTTCATTGTGACCAATTCTGATAAAGAAGCCTTTTTGTTAGAAAATGAATTAATTAAAAAATACAAGCCCTATTACAATATTCGTTTGAAGTATGGCACTGGGTATCCTTATATCAAGATTACCAAGGAGCGCAACCCTAAAATGGCTTTGGTTAATGAAGTCAAAAAAGATGGCGGTTTTTATTTTGGGCCATATCCAAACGTTTATGCTGCGCAAGAAACTTTACGCTTTTTAGAAAAAAATTACCCACTACGACGTTGTAATGGGTATCAAGGTCGGCCATGTCTCTATTACAATATGGGGCAGTGCTTGGGTCCTTGTTGGCAAGATGTTTCTGTGGAAGAATATGAAGAACAGATTAGCCGTATTAAGCACTTCTTAGATGGCAACACAGCCTCTGTAAAGAAAGCAATTGCTGAAAAAATGCAAGCAGCAGCAGCGACATTGGAGTTTGAACGTGCCGCTGATTTAAGAGATCAGTTGAAATATATTGATGAAACAGTTGAAAGTCAACGTGTGTTATCTAAAGATACAACACCTAGAGATTTGTTTAATTACTATTTAGATAAAGGTTGGATGACGGTTGAAGTGTTCTTTTTGAGACAAGCACGTCTTATTCGACAGTTCAAACAAACATTTTCAGTGGTTGGTTCAGAAGATGAAGAAGTGATTAATTTTATTCAACAGTTCTATTCACAACGCAATATTCAAAAACCTAATGAAGTACTTGTCCCACACGGTATTAACACTAAGGCATTATCAGAAATTCTTGCAGTGCCAGTGCGTATACCTATTCGGGGCGAAAAGCGTGATTTGCTAGATTTAGCTAAAAAAAACGCGCAAATTGCTTTAGAAGAAAAATTTAGACTGATGCAGTTGAATGAAAAGAAGACCACGGGTGCCATGCGAGAAATTACGGCAGCCTTGAATATTCCAATGGGTCATCGGATTGAAGCTTTTGACCATTCACACACACAGGGGGTTGAAATCGTTAGTGCCATGGTAGTCTTTGATGACGGTGTGCCAAATAAAGATTTGTATCGTAAATATAAAATCAAATCGGTGACTCATGCAGATGAATGGTCAGAAACACAAGAAGTGATTCGGCGACGTTATTCACGTATTTTAAAAGAGGGCGGTGACATGCCGGATTTGATATTAATGGATGGTGGCGAAATTCAGTTACATGCTGCCAAAGAAGTATTGGTGGATGAATTAGGATTAACGCATGTCCCGATTGCCGCCATGGTCAAAAATGATAAACATAAAACTGCCGATTTAATTGATGGTAAAACAGGTGACGTGGTTGTTTTAAATAAACAATCAGAAGGCTTCTTTTTGATTCAACGTGTGCAAGAAGAAGTGCATCGGTTTGCCATTAATTTTCATCGACAGTTGCGTAGTAAAAATTCGTTAGCATCACGTTTAGATATGATTGATGGTGTCGGTCCAAAGACGCGACAAAAGTTATTACGAGAATTTGGGTCACTGCCTAAAATTGCGGCGGCATCTATTACAGAACTGCAGGCCATTGGTGTCAATGAAAAATTAGCACGTGTGATTCATATGAGTTTAAAAGCTGGTGATTAG
- a CDS encoding CTP synthase, producing the protein MSDKQVKYIFVTGGVVSSLGKGIVAASLGRLLKNRGLKLAIQKLDPYINIDPGTMSPYQHGETFVTGDGLETDLDMGHYERFMDINTNMYSNVTTGRIYSEVLAKERRGDYNGGTVQVIPHITDAIKDKMKKAAESTDADVVIVEVGGTVGDIESLPFIEALRQMKSDLGSDNVFYIHTSLIVYLTAAGEAKTKPTQHSVAQLRSLGIQPDMIVLRTSAPLEESLIKKISTFTDVDAQAVIESRDVETLYDIPLNLQKQGMDDVVLNKLNIDAPKADMADWSTMVDQIKHPKKTVNITLVGKYTDLPDAYISVNEALKHAGYAQEADVIIKHIKSETVTAENVAALLAGSDGIMVPGGFGERGTEGKIEAIRYARETNTPFLGVCLGMQLASVEFARHVLGYSDANSTELNPETSAPIIDLMKDQANVENLGGTLRLGLYPAVLTPNTVTAKAYDNVAEIQQRHRHRYEFNTAYRAEFEAAGMVFSATSPDNRLMEVIEYPKNDFFVAAQYHPEFLSRPERPEGLYREFIGAALKHQ; encoded by the coding sequence ATGTCAGATAAGCAAGTCAAATATATTTTCGTTACCGGTGGCGTCGTGTCATCCTTGGGGAAAGGTATTGTGGCAGCATCGTTAGGCCGTTTATTGAAAAATCGCGGCTTAAAGCTTGCCATTCAAAAGTTAGATCCTTATATCAATATTGATCCAGGAACAATGTCACCATACCAACACGGTGAAACGTTTGTTACTGGTGATGGGCTTGAAACTGATTTGGATATGGGGCATTATGAGCGCTTCATGGACATTAATACAAATATGTATTCTAATGTGACAACAGGACGTATCTATTCTGAAGTACTTGCTAAAGAGCGTCGAGGTGATTACAATGGTGGAACGGTACAAGTTATCCCACATATTACTGATGCGATTAAAGACAAAATGAAGAAGGCAGCGGAATCAACAGATGCTGATGTTGTCATTGTTGAAGTTGGTGGCACTGTTGGTGATATTGAAAGTTTGCCGTTTATTGAAGCATTGCGTCAAATGAAATCAGATCTTGGTAGTGATAATGTTTTCTACATTCATACTAGTTTGATTGTGTACTTGACAGCGGCTGGTGAAGCAAAGACGAAACCAACACAACATTCTGTTGCACAATTACGTTCACTTGGTATTCAACCAGATATGATCGTTTTGCGTACATCAGCGCCGTTAGAAGAAAGCTTGATTAAGAAGATTTCGACATTTACAGATGTCGATGCTCAAGCCGTAATCGAGTCTCGGGATGTTGAAACGTTATATGATATTCCATTGAATTTGCAAAAACAAGGCATGGATGATGTCGTATTAAATAAATTAAACATTGATGCACCAAAGGCTGATATGGCTGATTGGTCGACAATGGTTGATCAGATTAAGCATCCTAAAAAGACAGTTAATATCACTTTGGTTGGTAAGTATACAGACTTACCGGATGCTTATATTTCCGTTAATGAGGCGCTTAAACATGCTGGTTATGCCCAAGAAGCAGATGTTATCATTAAGCATATTAAATCTGAAACAGTCACAGCAGAAAATGTAGCGGCACTACTTGCTGGTTCAGATGGTATTATGGTTCCTGGTGGTTTTGGTGAACGTGGTACCGAGGGTAAAATTGAAGCTATTCGTTATGCTCGTGAAACGAATACACCATTCTTAGGGGTATGCTTGGGGATGCAATTAGCTTCAGTGGAATTTGCGCGTCACGTTTTGGGTTATTCAGACGCCAATTCAACTGAATTAAACCCTGAGACGTCAGCACCGATCATTGATTTGATGAAAGATCAAGCAAACGTTGAAAATCTTGGTGGTACGTTACGTTTGGGTCTTTATCCAGCAGTACTAACACCCAATACAGTAACGGCTAAGGCTTACGATAATGTGGCAGAGATTCAACAACGTCATCGTCATCGTTATGAATTTAACACAGCTTATCGTGCAGAATTCGAAGCAGCTGGTATGGTATTTTCAGCCACATCACCAGATAATCGTTTGATGGAAGTGATTGAATATCCAAAAAATGATTTCTTTGTTGCTGCACAGTACCATCCAGAATTCTTGTCTCGCCCAGAGCGACCAGAAGGCTTATATCGTGAGTTTATTGGTGCTGCTTTGAAGCACCAATAG
- a CDS encoding ABC transporter permease produces MKEIWIVLREQIKYFPVILRLARYETRAKYKDHSLGILWDFINPVMQIATYWLVFGIGLRQGGTTDGVSYVGWLVIGQATWLFLNTSFMDATWSIRANVRQVSKMNFPISIMPTVRTWINVIPFVLTLAVGVLIAVGSGVQLTAHAFQFVYYFIAMLAFLHALGIFNATITVMFPDYQQLIQTIMRFVFWFSGAVIDIASKLGPTHGRIGRLIELNPFYYLIAGVRDSFLSTGWIWDHPSQNIAFWMFILVTLLIGSHLHLKFRAHFADLV; encoded by the coding sequence ATGAAAGAAATTTGGATTGTGCTACGGGAGCAAATAAAATACTTCCCCGTCATTCTACGTTTGGCTCGTTATGAGACACGTGCCAAATATAAGGATCATTCACTTGGTATTTTATGGGATTTTATTAACCCTGTGATGCAGATCGCAACATACTGGTTAGTATTTGGTATTGGTTTGCGTCAAGGTGGGACGACTGATGGCGTTTCTTATGTGGGTTGGTTAGTTATTGGACAAGCAACTTGGTTATTCCTGAATACATCATTTATGGATGCTACTTGGAGTATTAGAGCAAATGTGCGCCAGGTGTCGAAAATGAACTTTCCTATCAGTATCATGCCAACAGTTAGAACATGGATTAATGTGATTCCCTTTGTTTTGACGCTTGCTGTTGGTGTTTTGATTGCTGTAGGATCTGGTGTTCAGCTGACAGCACATGCGTTTCAGTTTGTTTATTATTTCATCGCTATGTTAGCTTTTTTACATGCATTGGGTATTTTTAACGCTACAATAACTGTGATGTTCCCTGACTATCAACAGTTGATTCAAACGATTATGCGTTTTGTTTTCTGGTTTTCTGGGGCAGTTATTGATATTGCCAGTAAGTTGGGACCAACTCATGGTCGCATTGGTCGCTTAATTGAGTTAAATCCGTTTTATTATCTCATTGCGGGCGTTCGTGATTCATTCTTGAGTACAGGGTGGATCTGGGATCATCCATCTCAAAATATTGCTTTTTGGATGTTTATATTAGTCACATTACTAATCGGATCACATCTACACTTAAAGTTCCGCGCACATTTTGCGGACCTTGTTTAA
- the nrdG gene encoding anaerobic ribonucleoside-triphosphate reductase activating protein, giving the protein MSKKLANGITVPEHQEWRSEALSQNYVADYKPFIMVDGPGVRCSIYLSGCKFLCPGCYNVVAQNFHYGSEYTQELEDQIIADLSQSYVQGLTLLGGEPFLNTAVALKLTRRIRAEFGHTKDIWSWTGYTWGELIHETEDKQALLKEIDVLVDGRFVQALMDLKLRFRGSSNQRIINVPESLATDQIVLWSDEYDG; this is encoded by the coding sequence ATGTCAAAAAAACTAGCTAATGGCATAACAGTTCCTGAACATCAAGAATGGCGATCAGAAGCCTTGTCGCAGAACTATGTTGCCGATTATAAACCCTTTATTATGGTTGACGGTCCTGGTGTACGCTGTTCGATTTATCTTTCAGGTTGTAAATTTTTATGCCCCGGTTGTTATAATGTCGTGGCTCAAAATTTCCATTATGGTTCTGAATACACGCAAGAATTGGAAGATCAAATTATTGCTGATTTGAGCCAGTCTTATGTACAAGGATTGACATTGCTGGGTGGTGAACCGTTTTTAAATACAGCAGTCGCATTGAAGTTAACAAGACGCATTCGCGCCGAATTTGGTCATACAAAAGATATTTGGTCTTGGACAGGCTATACATGGGGAGAATTAATCCATGAAACAGAGGACAAACAAGCATTATTAAAAGAAATTGATGTTTTAGTTGATGGTCGTTTTGTTCAAGCATTGATGGATCTGAAGTTGAGATTTAGAGGGTCGTCCAATCAACGCATTATTAACGTCCCTGAATCATTAGCGACAGATCAGATTGTCTTGTGGTCAGATGAATATGATGGTTGA
- the obgE gene encoding GTPase ObgE, with protein sequence MAFVDQAEIEVKAGKGGDGIVSFRHEKFEAMGGPFGGDGGHGGSIIFKVDEGLRTLMDFRYNRHFKAQPGGNGGTKGMTGASSKDRYIKVPQGTTVTDTETGEILGDLLENGQELVVAKGGRGGRGNIRFATPANPAPELSENGEPGVIRNLKLELKVLADVGLVGFPSAGKSTLLSVVSNAKPKVAAYHFTTLSPNIGMVRLDDERDFVMADLPGLIEGASQGIGLGFQFLRHVERTKLVLHLVDMSGIEGTDPYTQYRKILDELQQYDETILDRPQIVVPTKMDMPDSPENLVKFREAVAADSGLSSQPTIVPISALTRDGVQNLMRLTADMLADAPAPESYRPVAETVGNTKNYDFKPEKHDFTVEWSEESEQWIVGGAEVEKLFLMTNIQRDATIMRFGRQLRHMGVDDALRQAGAKDGDDVRINDSDFVFEFSD encoded by the coding sequence ATGGCATTCGTAGATCAAGCTGAAATTGAAGTAAAAGCCGGAAAAGGGGGCGATGGCATCGTCTCATTTAGACATGAAAAATTTGAGGCAATGGGCGGTCCATTTGGTGGTGACGGTGGCCATGGTGGCTCGATTATTTTTAAAGTTGACGAGGGTCTTAGAACGTTGATGGACTTTCGTTACAATCGTCATTTTAAGGCACAACCAGGTGGTAATGGTGGTACCAAGGGAATGACTGGTGCTTCGTCAAAAGATCGTTATATTAAAGTACCTCAAGGAACAACTGTTACAGATACCGAAACAGGCGAAATTTTAGGTGATTTGCTTGAGAATGGTCAAGAATTAGTTGTAGCTAAGGGTGGTCGTGGCGGTCGTGGTAACATTCGTTTTGCTACACCTGCCAATCCAGCACCAGAATTATCGGAAAATGGTGAACCTGGTGTCATCCGTAATTTGAAATTAGAGTTAAAAGTTTTGGCAGATGTTGGTCTGGTGGGATTCCCATCAGCAGGTAAATCAACTTTGTTATCAGTTGTGTCTAATGCTAAACCAAAAGTCGCTGCTTATCATTTTACAACGTTGTCACCCAATATTGGGATGGTTCGGTTGGATGACGAACGTGATTTTGTGATGGCTGATTTACCTGGTCTAATTGAGGGTGCCTCACAAGGTATTGGGTTAGGATTTCAATTTTTACGTCACGTTGAACGTACTAAGCTTGTGTTGCACTTAGTTGATATGTCGGGAATTGAAGGCACTGACCCTTATACGCAATATCGTAAGATTTTGGATGAACTACAACAATATGATGAAACAATTTTGGATCGACCACAAATTGTTGTACCAACAAAAATGGATATGCCTGATTCACCAGAGAATTTAGTTAAATTCCGTGAAGCAGTCGCAGCAGATTCTGGTTTATCAAGTCAACCAACGATTGTTCCTATTTCTGCATTAACACGAGATGGGGTGCAAAACTTAATGCGGTTAACAGCCGATATGTTAGCAGATGCACCAGCACCGGAGAGTTACCGACCCGTGGCAGAAACCGTTGGAAACACCAAAAATTATGACTTCAAACCTGAAAAACATGACTTTACAGTCGAGTGGTCTGAAGAAAGTGAGCAGTGGATTGTTGGTGGTGCAGAAGTTGAAAAATTGTTCTTAATGACAAATATTCAACGAGATGCTACAATTATGCGCTTTGGTCGCCAATTGCGCCATATGGGTGTTGATGATGCATTACGTCAAGCAGGCGCTAAAGATGGCGATGACGTACGTATCAATGATTCGGATTTTGTTTTTGAATTTAGTGATTAA
- the alsS gene encoding acetolactate synthase AlsS: MSEQKYGADIVTDSLVNHGVDLVFGIPGAKIDRLFETLEHPSAGQKVPQLIVARHEQNAAFMAQAFARITGKTGVVIATSGPGVGNLVTGLMTANAESDSVVAIGGQVPRKDLYRLTHQSTNSVALFTPITNFSSEIQDPNNISEILANAFAAANGAKKGASFVSLPQDVDDAPVTIEALPQVPKAQQGAASLADLDWLAEQIKQAKLPVLLVGARASDDQSVVALHNLLKQVSLPVVETFQGAGVISRELEPTTYFGRVGLFRNQTGDKLLQQSDLVITLGYDAIEYEPRNWNKENTLNIVSLDTAPVQIDNNFVPKRQLVGDLAQSLDLLTGRIIGYRIPDDSQKILHELKADLRASDEPTYTPAEGNLSHPLHIIKAIQAHVTDDMTVSTDIGSHYIWMARHFKSYVARHFLISNGMQTLGVGLPWSLTAAMVRPNAKSVSVSGDGGFFFSAMELETAVRLHLNTVHIVWNDNAHYDMVKFQEEMKYNGASAGVDFGNVDLVKYAESFGAKGLRVNTPDELNAVLDEAFATQGPVVVDIPVDYSHNYELGSQLIQGEG, translated from the coding sequence ATGTCAGAACAAAAGTATGGTGCAGATATTGTCACAGATAGTTTAGTCAACCACGGTGTTGATTTGGTTTTTGGTATTCCCGGTGCAAAAATTGATCGTTTATTTGAAACGTTAGAACATCCTAGTGCAGGCCAAAAAGTGCCGCAACTTATCGTGGCACGTCATGAGCAAAATGCGGCTTTTATGGCACAGGCTTTTGCGCGTATCACGGGTAAAACTGGTGTCGTTATTGCGACTTCTGGTCCTGGTGTCGGCAATCTTGTGACTGGATTAATGACGGCAAATGCTGAAAGTGATTCGGTTGTTGCAATCGGTGGTCAAGTACCTCGTAAAGACCTGTATCGTTTAACGCACCAATCAACTAATTCGGTTGCATTATTTACACCGATTACAAACTTTAGTTCAGAAATACAAGATCCTAATAATATTTCAGAAATTTTGGCAAATGCGTTTGCAGCGGCTAATGGTGCAAAAAAAGGCGCCTCATTTGTCTCATTACCTCAAGATGTCGATGATGCACCTGTAACAATTGAAGCCTTACCACAAGTGCCAAAGGCACAACAAGGTGCTGCTTCGTTAGCTGACTTAGATTGGTTAGCTGAGCAAATTAAGCAAGCTAAACTCCCTGTTTTGTTGGTTGGTGCGCGTGCTTCAGATGATCAATCTGTTGTTGCTTTGCATAACTTGCTTAAACAAGTATCCTTACCAGTTGTCGAAACTTTCCAAGGTGCTGGTGTGATCTCACGTGAATTAGAACCAACGACTTACTTCGGTCGTGTGGGCTTGTTCCGTAACCAAACGGGTGATAAATTACTGCAACAATCAGACTTGGTGATTACACTGGGTTATGATGCCATTGAGTATGAACCACGTAACTGGAACAAAGAAAATACTTTGAATATTGTGTCGTTAGATACGGCACCTGTACAAATTGATAATAACTTTGTGCCAAAACGTCAATTAGTAGGTGATTTAGCACAAAGTCTTGATTTATTGACTGGTCGTATCATTGGCTATCGTATACCAGATGATAGTCAAAAAATATTGCATGAATTAAAAGCAGATTTGCGTGCATCAGATGAACCAACCTACACGCCAGCAGAGGGAAATTTGAGTCATCCTTTGCACATTATTAAGGCGATCCAAGCACATGTGACTGATGATATGACGGTTTCAACAGATATTGGGTCACATTATATTTGGATGGCTCGCCACTTTAAGTCGTATGTTGCGCGTCACTTCTTGATATCCAATGGTATGCAAACTCTTGGTGTTGGTTTGCCATGGTCATTAACTGCAGCTATGGTGCGTCCAAATGCGAAATCAGTGTCTGTTTCAGGAGATGGCGGTTTCTTCTTCTCAGCCATGGAATTGGAAACGGCTGTTCGCTTGCATTTGAATACGGTTCACATTGTTTGGAATGATAATGCGCACTATGATATGGTTAAGTTCCAAGAGGAAATGAAGTATAATGGTGCTTCTGCAGGTGTTGACTTTGGTAATGTTGACCTTGTGAAATATGCGGAGAGTTTTGGCGCTAAGGGTCTGCGTGTCAATACACCTGATGAACTTAATGCAGTCTTGGATGAAGCCTTTGCAACGCAAGGACCCGTTGTGGTTGATATTCCAGTTGATTATTCACATAACTATGAATTGGGTTCACAGCTGATTCAAGGTGAAGGGTAA